In Vibrio stylophorae, the genomic stretch AATACGAATAATGGAGCGTATTTGCATGGTCGTTTCTTTTTTCCTTTTGACGTTAATTAGGGGTTATTTTCTTGAGCTTGATACAGCCATGGCTTTGGTCAAATAAACAGCTAGCAAAGGTATCGAAATCACGCACATCCACCAGCCATTCAAAATGAATCTGTTCACCGTAATCAGCAACTACAGTCTCTGCTTGGTAAGCTTGCGCCCACTTTTCCACTAGGCTCAATTGTGAATATTGGCAATCACAGGCGACTTGAATCAGCGGTTTTTTTAATTCAGTTTGCAGCGCAGCAAGTGCTGCCTGCACGCCACCACCGTAGGCTTTCACCAGGCCACCTGTACCCAAACGAATACCGCCATAATATCGTGTGACCACCGCACTAACCTCGCCGACACCGCTGCCACTCAACTGACCCAGCATGGGTTTCCCTGCGGTGCCCGATGGCTCACCATCGTCACTACAGCCCCATTGCATCGAGTCCGTTGGCTTTCCTGCAACAAAAGCCCAACAATTATGACGAGCATCGTGGTGTTTTGCTTTGATTTCAGCAATAAATGCGCGCGCAGCATCAATCCCGGGCGTATGCGCCAAGTAAGTAATGAAACGACTCTTTTTAATCTCTTCCTCAACCACACAAAGTGCGGTTGGAATGGGATAGGCTTGTTCGGCCATTTCATCCTCATGATTGGTTGATTTAATGCTAATTAGCGGCAAAAGTGCGCTAAGTTTCGAATTCTCCCATCCTTACTGCGCTAGCGCAATTATTCCGCCCTTACATTGCAATAATCACAAATGCGACTCACACTTTCTTAACAAGCTAAGCCAATGTCAGGGAAGGAGAAAGCGATGGGCTACATTTCCGAAACCATTGTTGTCAGGGAGCATGAGGATGCCATTGCTGAGCTTTGCTTTTGCGCACCCAGTCATGTCAATGTCCTCAGTCTAGATACCCTAGGTTATCTAGAGCAGGCAGTTGATTACCTACAAGCCCAGCCTCACCTCAAAGCGCTCATTCTGACCAGCGATAAACCCAGTTTTATCGTCGGCGCGAATATTCATGAGTTTCTTAATCTATTTTCCGGTCCTAGCGAGCATCTCAAGCTGTGGCTTAATCGTGCCAATCACGTGTTTAACAACCTATCCGCCCTGCCCTTTCCCACCATTGTGGCTATCGATGGTCATGCCCTTGGTGGCGGCTGCGAACTAGCGCTTGCCTGTGATTTTCGCATTGCCACACCGCGCGCTAATATTGGTTTACCTGAAACCAAACTGGGGATT encodes the following:
- a CDS encoding YigZ family protein, whose product is MAEQAYPIPTALCVVEEEIKKSRFITYLAHTPGIDAARAFIAEIKAKHHDARHNCWAFVAGKPTDSMQWGCSDDGEPSGTAGKPMLGQLSGSGVGEVSAVVTRYYGGIRLGTGGLVKAYGGGVQAALAALQTELKKPLIQVACDCQYSQLSLVEKWAQAYQAETVVADYGEQIHFEWLVDVRDFDTFASCLFDQSHGCIKLKKITPN